A single window of Diachasmimorpha longicaudata isolate KC_UGA_2023 chromosome 12, iyDiaLong2, whole genome shotgun sequence DNA harbors:
- the LOC135168150 gene encoding uncharacterized protein LOC135168150 produces MLVSSAQTESCKDYCRAVLTPAEPDANFTGTPVNLRWGETSSGKDADWMPPQGIVGYTDGSETELAALRTCASMILERGDKGKKIFIYSDSRRTLRAILKYECCSKLVGECVKLMEEIAVNSRLEVAWISGHAGIRGNEKDDELAKNGCRRASQGEVERVGVHTYFVKDLVKERGDRRFVVKWGSETGARRSKSLLERPIRKIAEALLGVNRAKLRAIVGLISGHWPLALYLSKIGKGTDPLCKRCGLTEEDPLHLCTRCGGLDDARWDVFGSACKDIRVDRDGIKGLYELARGAQILETSD; encoded by the exons ATGCTAGTCTCCTCCGCGCAGACAGAGAGCTGCAAGGActactgtcgcgcggtgctgacgcctgcagaaCCAGATGCCAATTTCACAGGTACTCCTGTCAATCTTAGATGGGGGGAAACCTCGTCAGGAAAGGACGCGGACTGGATGCCGCCCCAGGGGATAGTCGGGTATACAGACGGATCTGAG ACAGAGCTGGCTGCCCTGAGGACCTGCGCCAGtatgatcctggagagaggggataagggcaaaaagatcttcatctactcgGACAGCAGACGCACGCTGAGGGCAATACTCAAATACGAGTGTTGCTCAAAACTAGTGGGTGAATGCGTAAAGCTGATGGAAGAAATCGCCGTAAACAGTCGGCTAGAGGTGGCTTGGATCTCGGGCCACGCTGGTATCAGAGGCAATGAGAAAGACGATGAGCTAGCTAAGAACGGATGCAGAAGGGCCTCTCAGGGGGAAGTGGAGCGCGTAGGCGTGCACACATactttgtgaaggacctggtcaaggaacgtgGGGACAGGCGGTTTGTGGTTAAGTGGGGCTCGGAAACGGGTGCCAGACGCTCAAAATCCCTCTTGGAAAGACCCATTAGAAAGATTGCAGAAGCTCTGTTGGGGGTAAACAGGGCTAAGCTCCGAGctatagtggggcttatctctggacactggcccctggctctgtattTATCGAAGATAGGCAAAGGGACagaccccctatgcaaaagatgcgggttgacggaggaggatcctcttcacctatgcacaagatgcggCGGGCTCGATGACGCCAGATGGGATGTTTTTGGGTCCGCATGCAAAGATAtacgtgtcgacagggacggtatCAAGGGCCTCTATGAGTTAGCGCGTGGGGCACAGATACTCGagaccagcgactag